In Debaryomyces hansenii CBS767 chromosome A complete sequence, a genomic segment contains:
- a CDS encoding DEHA2D09328p (similar to CA1625|IPF6156 Candida albicans IPF6156) yields the protein MKKSTKESKSQQEDSVKFGIIDVLQIIGGLIFLNAFLSWWFTSTSTWGYKGKWVDPGYLKLRVTNNYVNLTIDELSLYNGSDSKLPVYIGINGKVYDVSRSRGTYGPKGTYGFFSGKDAARAFVTGCFSKEDEFTYDLRGLDPDEAMHDIEGWQTFFESSSKYWYVGIVQHEELAGEPPSPCEHVKFPTYYNH from the coding sequence ATGAAAAAGTCGACAAAGGAGCTGAAATCCCAGCAAGAGGATAGTGTCAAGtttggaattattgatgttcttcaaatcattgGTGGTTTAATCTTCCTAAATGCATTTTTATCATGGTGGTTTACCTCCACGTCAACTTGGGGCTATAAAGGAAAATGGGTTGATCCAGGGTATTTGAAGTTAAGAGTAACTAACAACTACGTCAATTTAACGATTGACGAACTTTCCTTATATAATGGATCAGATTCTAAGTTGCCTGTTTATATAGGTATCAATGGGAAAGTTTATGATGTTAGTCGATCGAGAGGTACATATGGTCCTAAGGGAACTTATGGATTTTTCAGTGGAAAAGATGCAGCCCGTGCATTTGTCACAGGATGTTTCAGTAAGGAAGATGAATTCACTTATGATCTAAGAGGATTAGATCCAGATGAGGCAATGCATGATATTGAGGGTTGGCAGACGTTTTTTGAATCTAGTTCGAAATATTGGTATGTGGGTATAGTTCAACATGAAGAACTAGCAGGCGAGCCTCCCTCGCCCTGTGAACATGTGAAGTTTCCGACCTACTATAATCATTAG
- a CDS encoding DEHA2D09350p (similar to uniprot|P47164 Saccharomyces cerevisiae YJR130C STR2 Cystathionine gamma-synthase), which produces MSNNGPSQEIGAPIPSNTPHAVSVTLPTWEATVGYEEGEDWVVNKMSSGYPRFFIHSVIQDLANNIEAKYGREGERCMVFPSYSVAKRCREFVKAKSDKSNLSVRILQLSTAPPEDELEKSSVIESNIGVIFFPSSEFPLAKNYWQHSGEGISSRMGEYVLKEIFHKEKKPSTYKGSHMKQELQAQRIQQRSPSLSKSLQSPSFSSNEETEKEFNTFIEQKYGRVLDLKFAAQAKVALRRRICGKIDKSHSQEDEMQKARRGKHLSETDVYLYPSGMAAIFNAHHALLQVAETKNKSVCFGFPYVDTLNILKKFGPGVHFFGFGDDESLEDMESQLKSGEIKITALFCECPSNPLLKTPNLKKIRELADEYNFAVVIDETVGNFVNIHVLPYADIVASSLTKVFSGDSNVMAGSLILNPESKMYHTLKKYFDDEYEDLFWAEDALYLERNSRDFAERSAKINETALATVDLLQQNPLISKVYYPSISDTKHYYDAIKTPNGGYGGLISFIFKEPEDAICFFNAVNLHKGPSLGTNFTLACPYAILAHYQELDEIAKWDIDRNLIRISIGLESESDLLGVLNKSLKQAAAQH; this is translated from the coding sequence ATGAGTAACAACGGTCCATCTCAAGAAATTGGAGCCCCTATTCCAAGTAATACACCTCATGCAGTTTCTGTAACCTTACCAACATGGGAGGCTACAGTAGGGTATGAGGAAGGTGAAGATTGGGTTGTGAATAAAATGAGTTCTGGGTATCCAAGATTTTTCATACATTCAGTTATACAGGATTTGGCGAACAATATCGAAGCAAAATATGGTAGAGAAGGTGAAAGATGTATGGTATTTCCTTCCTATAGTGTTGCTAAAAGATGTAGAGAATTCGTTAAAGCAAAAAgtgataaatcaaatttatcagtTAGAATCTTGCAATTAAGTACAGCTCCACCAGAAGACGAATTGGAAAAATCCCTGGTTATCGAATCAAATATAGGTGTTATTTTTTTCCCTTCCAGTGAATTCCCATTGGCTAAGAATTATTGGCAACATTCGGGTGAAGGTATTAGTTCGAGAATGGGTGAATATgtattgaaagaaatatttcacaAGGAAAAGAAACCTAGTACATATAAAGGAAGCCATATGAAACAAGAATTACAAGCACAAAGAATTCAGCAAAGATCACCTTCGCTTTCCAAATCTTTGCAATCGCCTAGTTTTTCATCAAACGAAGAAACAGAGAAGGAATTTAACACGTTCATTGAACAAAAGTACGGTAGAGTTTTGGACTTAAAATTTGCAGCGCAAGCCAAAGTAGCATTGAGGAGAAGAATCTGTGGTAAGATCGATAAGTCCCATAGCCAAGAAGACGAAATGCAAAAAGCTAGACGTGGTAAACATTTAAGTGAAACTGATGTCTACTTGTATCCATCAGGAATGGCAGCTATTTTCAATGCTCACCACGCTTTATTACAAGTAGCGGAAACAAAAAATAAGTCGGTTTGTTTTGGATTCCCATATGTTGATACTTTAAACATCTTAAAGAAGTTTGGTCCTGGTGTTCATTTCTTTGGTTTTGGGGATGATGAATCGTTGGAAGATATGGAATCACAATTGAAAAGTGGCGAAATAAAAATTACCGCTTTGTTTTGTGAATGTCCATCTAATCCATTATTGAAGACACcaaatttaaaaaagaTTAGGGAGTTGGCTGACgaatataattttgcaGTAGTGATAGATGAAACTGTTGGTAATTTTGTCAATATCCACGTTTTACCATATGCTGATATTgttgcttcttctttaacaAAAGTATTTTCTGGTGATTCTAATGTTATGGCAGGATCGTTAATCTTGAATCCTGAGTCGAAAATGTATCATACattgaagaagtatttTGACGATGAGTATGAAGATTTATTCTGGGCTGAAGATGCTTTATATTTAGAAAGAAACTCTCGTGATTTTGCTGAAAGATCGGctaaaattaatgaaactGCTTTGGCAACGGTCGATTTATTACAACAGAATCCTTTGATTTCAAAGGTGTATTACCCATCGATTTCTGATACTAAGCATTATTATGACGCCATTAAGACACCTAATGGTGGATATGGTGGATTGATATCTTTCATCTTTAAAGAACCAGAAGATGCGATATGTTTTTTCAATGCCGTTAATTTACATAAGGGTCCATCCTTGGGAACTAATTTCACTTTGGCTTGTCCATATGCTATTTTAGCACACTATCAAGAATTAGACGAGATAGCAAAGTGGGACATCGATAGAAATTTGATCAGAATTAGTATTGGTTTAGAGCTGGAGTCTGATTTACTCGGTGTTTTGAACAAGAGTTTAAAACAAGCGGCAGCCCAACATTAG